The genomic region TTACAATGGATCCAGTGATTTTAGTCCCAtcctttaatttatttgtgtgTGTGTCTGTTTCagtgtatgtatatgtatatatttagatGATTTTCTATTTGACAAACATATTATATTTGCTTCCAGGATGAGATTCTGCGTAAAGCTGTTCAACgtttcaaaggaaaaaactGGAAAAAGATAGGTATGATTTTCGAATCGAAGTGGCATCATAGCTCTTCGAGTGTCGTTTTGATTGATCTAATTGTAAAGCTGGTTCATCTGCAGCGGAGTGTTTCAAGGATCGGACTGATGTACAGTGTTTACATAGGTGGCAAAAGGTCTTGAATCCAGAACTTGTTAAAGGGCCATGGTCAAAAGAGGTATTTTTTTTGCTACTTACTTTCTCACAATTCCTTGAATTGACTGTTCTTGATAAAATGAACCATTTTTCCTTTGATATGGCATTTTGAGTTGCTTTTGTGAAATTTAAACAGGAGGATGAGCTAATAATTGAGTTGGTGAACAAAATTGGGCCTAAAAAGTGGTCAACCATTGCTCAGCACTTACCTGGACGTATTGGAAAACAATGCAGAGAAAGGTGTGATTGTAGAGctgttaattttaatatttaacccCACTTATATTTGGAACTTTTGAAAAAGCCCAAGGAGGGAGGGGGAATTTGGGATTCTTGGAATCTGACCTTTGTTAGGGTGGTAACACTAGGCTAAGCCTGGATGCATTGGTTTAAACCTGTTGAATTTTTACAGTTTGTGAGAGTTTTTCCTTCTGGATGTTATTGTAAACATATTCTGCTGGATTGCATAAAAGTATTTTGCTGTTGCAAAGCTCCCTTTTTCAACCAaaatataaggaaaaaaaaaaccttgttCCTGTCTTACATTTGAGCTCATACAACTAAATACCGATGTAGGTGGCATAATCATCTTAATCCTGCCATAAACAAAGAGGCATGGACTCAGGAAGAAGAGCTGGCTCTGATTCGTGCTCATCAGATTTTTGGGAACAGATGGGCAGAGCTCACAAAGTTCTTGCCAGGAAGGTATGTCGACTTATTATTTTTGAGAGGCCATACCTTTCCATCAATCCAATGTTGTGTAGAGGTCACCTATATtctatattctcttattcttAGTTCCTCCAGTGATTGCAAGTCATCGTctgatatttttaaattgttccaCTAATTAGAAGCTAATATAATTTTTGCATTTGACTTGCCAATGACTTGCTTTATCTCCATCTTTTCGTATGGGTAACAGGACAGACAATGCTATAAAAAATCACTGGAACAGTTCggtaaaaaagaaattggacTCTTACATAGCATCCGGCCTTCTAGACCAATTTCAGTTCCCCCTTCTTGCAAATCAAAGCCAGCCTATGCCTTCATCTTCTTCGAGGGTTCAGAGCAATGTAGATGATAGTGGTGCCAAAAGTAGGACAGAAGCAGAGGACATATCAGAATGCAGCCAAgaatcgagcatgattggctgcTCTCAGTCTGCAAGTGATATGGCTAATGCTGCTGTAAATACAAGAGAGCAGCAATTCCACTTGTCTGAAATGCCTGGTGTGGCAAAGGAGAAGAATTCCAGTCCAGCGCTATGTTCAGAAGAGTATTACCCATCTTTGGAAGATGTCAATTTCTCCATTCCAGAAATATCTTGTGAAGCAGGGTACTCTGCTAGTGGGGATTATCAGTTTAGTTTACCAAATCTACCTAATATTTCTTCCATAGAACTGGGGCAAGAATCATCAGGGTTGCCAACTCACTGTATAGATGCTAGCGAAAGCCATGAAATGATGAATGCTGCATTTCAAACTTCTGTAGGATTAAATGCTCCTACATCTTTTGTAAATATGGTTACAACTTCTGACAAACCAGAGCATATGTTGATAACTGATGATGAATGTTGTAGGGTCCTATTCTCAGAGGCAGTGAATGATGGATGCTTTGCCTCTGAAAATTTTACACAAGGATCTAATATTGTTGAACTGGGTGGCTGCACAAGTTCATCACTTTGTCAGGCTTCAGACATCCAAATATCTGAAACTGGAAGAACTCCAGCCTCACAATCTAATTGTCCTTCAAGGTCTGAAGTATTGGCAACCTCATGCTGTCAATATTTTGTGTCTCCGTCAGTTGCTTCAGTCGAGTATGGTTCACTTATGTCCGGCAGAGAGCCCAGTCAGTTAAATGGTCAACCTTTTGGAACTCAAGAGCAGGAATTTACTATGAATGCATATGATGGCTTTATCTATACTAATGATGATCATACAGGTAATACAGACCTGCAAGAGCAATCATACCTTGCCAAGGATTCTCTGAAGTTGGTTGCGGTGAATAGTTTTGGTTCAGAATCTGATGCAATGCAAACTTGTCCCACCGTGGATGATAAGCCAAACTTGCCTGAAGAACAAGATGTTGGAGCTCTATGTTATGAGCCACCTCGATTTCCAAGCTTGGATATTCCATTTTTCAGCTGTGATCTTATACCATCTGGCAGTGATATGCAGCAAGAATATAGTCCCCTTGGTATTCGCCAGCTGATGATGTCTTCTATGAACTGCATCACTCCATTTAGGTTGTGGGATTCGCCATCTCGAGACGATAGTCCTGATGCTGTGCTAAAAAGTGCTGCCAAAACTTTTACTGGTACACCATCCATATTGAAGAAACGCCACCGTGACCTTTTGTCACCTTTATCAGAAAGAAGAAGTGACAAAAAGCTGGAAACTGACATGACATCCAGTTTGACTAAAGATTTCTCTCGTTTGGATGTTATGTTTGATGAGAGTGGGACTGGCAGCACATCTCAGCCTTCTCAATCTGAACCTAAAACCCACTCTGGTGCCTCcgtggaagaaaaagaaaacctatGTCAAGCATTTGATGGGGAGCGAGACAATGGGGGAGATCGCACTGAATCGTTAGATGATAAAGCTCAGAAGAAAGATTCTAATGGAATTAATTCCCATGGGAATATGAAAAAAGAAGCCTGCGATATTGATACAAAGGCCAAAACTGACGCTGATGCTTCCAATAAAGTTGTGAGTTTTTTTtgtccatttattattttgatgttAGTTTTCTAGCTTAAGGTGCAGATGTTTGATTAAATCCCTGTCAATTTTTTTGGACCTATTATTTAATGATGATTTGATTAGGAGTAATAATACAGTAATGGTGATTGTTTATTTAACTCAGACATAATGCTGATAGCTCTAAGTACATCTTACACTGTTTTCTCTTGTGGTCTTATGTTGGAAATCTTGGTCAtaattcttctttctttattactcttcttttcctttttgcatcaaatgttgaattatttattatttactaatctctctctccctctctacTTTTGACAGGTCCAACGGCCTTCAGCAGTGCTTATTGAGCATAATATAAATGATCTACTGTTGTTTTCTCCTGATCAAGTTGGTCTTAAAGTGGACAGACCATTATTGGCTTCAAGCACACGAACTCCAAGAAATCAGTATCATAAAAGCTTTGGAGCTATATCAAATCAGGGTTTTGCTTCTGAATGCTTATCCGGAAATGCATGCATAGTTGTTAGCTCTCCTactttgaaaataaagaacaGCGAAGGCCACTCAATTGCTGTTACTACTGTGCAATGTGTGACTTCATCAGCAACCGCAGAGAATTTGGTTGATAATGCTGGGATTGATGCTGCTATTGAAAATCATAATATGTTAGATTCCACTCCTCCCTATTGTCATTATGCTGTTATAGTATTATACTATTTTGTTTTGCTATTCAGTGTGCTTGTAGTGctgcttttcttttattttctacttCAAATGCCAGGATAAATCAATTTGTTGCTTATGAACTTACTTGATGTGGATTCCCAGATTTGGTGAAACTCCATTCAAAAGAAGTATCGAATCCCCATCAGCGTGGAAGTCTCCTTGGTTCATCAACTCTTTTGTTCCGGGTCCAAGGATTGACACAGAAATAACAATCGAGGTATAACAACTTCAGGTAGATTTAGAATCTATAATTTTTTGCTTATGCTTACTAATAATCCGAATTCCTTTCCAGGACATAGGATATCTTATGAGCCCTGGGGATAGAAGCTATGATGCCATTGGGTTGATGAAGCAATTAAGTGAGCATACCGCAGCTGCTTATGCTGATGCCTTGGAGGTTTTGGGAAATGAAACTCCGGAATCAATTGTAAAGGGAAGACGATCAAACAATCCTAACGTCAACGAGGACAAGGAGAATAACCAGTTGGAAAGCCGGTCACATTTGGCTTCAAATATCCTGGTATTACTAAGAAACTATGCTTAATTTCGCCCTCTTCTTTTGCTATTATTATCGAGCAATTACTTGAAAATGGTATGCAAACTTTTGCAGGCAGAGCGCCGGACTCTTGATTTCAGCGAATGTGGAACACCTGGAAAAGGAACTGAAAACGGGAAGTCGTCAACCTCCATGAGTAGTTTCTCAAGCCCCTCCTATCTTTTGAAAGGTTGCAGATAGTGATTTCTTTTGGCTTAAAAAGCCTCCCAATGCATAACTGTTTGTAGTCtataccatatatatatatgtatgtcattttttttttccttttaaaaatttgaattcaatttGTTGTGgatctaattaattaattgataaaaagATTGTTCAAGTGCATAAAAGTTTCTCCTGCTCTCCTCACTTTTACTTGTGTCCCAAGGAAGGGTTGACAAAGAAACTGAGGCAGGAAAGGTAATATTCACCATAAAAGCTATTGAagtgaatttatttttgcCCTTTCAGTGTATTGAGGGTTACAATTATTATTGAAATGGTAACAGAGAAGCGGAAAAACAAATACAATTGATATGATTGGCTGTGAAAGGTTTCTATGACATACGAGTAACGGCAGCATGAATTGCATCAGCAAGATGAGGGACAGTCTTGGAGCTCAGACCTGCCATGCTAATCCTCCTGTACACGAGAAAATATGTGAATGGGAATCACAATCCAGCAAAAGTAAACAGCCCAATTTGAATAATTTGGTTTAGCAAGTAATGAGCTTCTTACCCATCAGAAGTCATGTAGATGTGGTATTCTCTGGTCATAAAGGCTACTTGCTCTGAATTCAGTCCAGTGAAGGTAAACATTCCGATTTGTTTGATAATATGGCTCCAGTCACCAGGTGTTCCTGCCAACGAGAAAGAAACATAAATACAAGGATGAACGTTGTTCGAAAGTAGCTAAGCATGCCTTAAAGTTGAATGACCTCTAGCATATTGTTGCATGGTATATCGGCAGAATATCAAAACAAAAGTAGGCAAGAAATTGAAGTAAGATATACTGAACTTTGAGATTACCTCTAGCGCGCAAAGCATCAAAAAGTTGTTGGCGCATGCTGATGATGCGGTCAGCCATTGCCTTCAACTCAATAGTCCATTCATTGTACATGTTTCTGTtggtggaaaaggaaaaagaaaattaaggaCATCCTTTTAGGAGTAATTTATTGAGTCTATTTCCTCATGGATACATCATACATGGTATCCGCAAAACCCAATTAACAAATAGAGTTCTTGCAAACTGCAAGATGCAAGCAATAGCGATGTGGATAACCATAAACATGTACCTGTCCTTCAGGACGGTAGCCACAATAGATGCACCATGAATCGGTGGATTTGAAAACATGGGCCGAATAACAAGTTTCAACTGGCTCTCAACCCTGCTTGCTACATCAGCTGTCTTGCAGACCTATTGATGATAAAATTTGTGATAAACAATCAGAATAACTTCTGCAGGTCCACAAACAAGACAGAGAAAGATACACAAGTAGATCTACTAAGTCGCAATTGTACATTGTGGTGACAAAATCTTGATAACACATGACTTGTACAAAAAGAGAaacacaaaaaacaaaaaaaaagaaaaaagagaagctATAATCAATCAAAAGATTGTGATTTAGTGAATACTAAATCTCATAGACATCAATCTTAGAGTCTTACAACACTTAGTGCACCAACACGTTCCCCATAGAGGCCCATGTTCTTCGCATAACTCTGAGCTACAAAGCATTCACCACCATCAGCAACAAACATGCGAACAGACTGTGCATCTGCATCCAGATTGCCACTAGCAAAACCCTATAATGACAGGACAGCATTAAATCCACGTTGAAATGGTAACTTCATTCAAATCCAATCAATTAAATGATTCAAACTGTTTAAATTTCTTGATATGCAAAtgtaataatatatatattttttttgatatGCAGACGTAATATACACATTGTTGCATTCAGTTTCTACCTACCTGATAAGCACTATCAAAGAAAGGTAACAGCGCCTTTGATCTCATCAACCTCCTAATTTGCTCCCACTGCTGAAGGGTGGGATCCACACCAGTGGGATTATGAGCACAGGCATGAAGAAGCACAATAGCTCCAGAAGGGGCAGAACCAAGGTCCTCCAATAACCCTGTTAGccacaagaaaagaatatcatataatcaagaaattaacAGAATACAACTAAATCTATCTGGTCCTCATCGGACTCCAGAGAAGGAAGAATCAAAAACAAGGTATGCATAACTAAGTATGAAGAAGCAACTTCAACAATAATGATAGAAAATACACAATTGGATCGATGTAGCTAGTAAAAAACAATACACACATTTGTAGAAGTTTTCATACCCCGGAAATTCAATCCACGTGTTGCTGGATCATAGTAGCGGTAAGTTTTCACAGATAGTCCTGACAGAGTAAAAATCTTGGGGTGGTTTCCCCATGTTGGCTGTGGAATGTAGATAGTGCGCTGCAAAACAACACCAAAAAGTATAGTCGAGAATGAAAATTGATTACTTCTAAATTGGCCCAAAGGTTAATaaatacataataaaaataaacaagaagCTTAC from Theobroma cacao cultivar B97-61/B2 chromosome 9, Criollo_cocoa_genome_V2, whole genome shotgun sequence harbors:
- the LOC18587936 gene encoding aspartate aminotransferase, cytoplasmic; this encodes MRPEFTSSSSLPTDRRLSALVRHLATASPLMESQTAVSFSATASFHGESVFSHVVRAPEDPILGVTVAYNKDPSPVKLNLGVGAYRTEEGKPLVLNVVRKAEQMLVNDRSRVKEYLPIVGLAEFNHLSAKLIFGADSPAIRENRVTTVQCLSGTGSLRVGAEFLARHYHQRTIYIPQPTWGNHPKIFTLSGLSVKTYRYYDPATRGLNFRGLLEDLGSAPSGAIVLLHACAHNPTGVDPTLQQWEQIRRLMRSKALLPFFDSAYQGFASGNLDADAQSVRMFVADGGECFVAQSYAKNMGLYGERVGALSVVCKTADVASRVESQLKLVIRPMFSNPPIHGASIVATVLKDRNMYNEWTIELKAMADRIISMRQQLFDALRARGTPGDWSHIIKQIGMFTFTGLNSEQVAFMTREYHIYMTSDGRISMAGLSSKTVPHLADAIHAAVTRMS
- the LOC18587935 gene encoding myb-related protein 3R-1 — translated: MEGDRTISTPSVGLSISDGAQTMRALHGRTSGPTRRSTKGQWTAEEDEILRKAVQRFKGKNWKKIAECFKDRTDVQCLHRWQKVLNPELVKGPWSKEEDELIIELVNKIGPKKWSTIAQHLPGRIGKQCRERWHNHLNPAINKEAWTQEEELALIRAHQIFGNRWAELTKFLPGRTDNAIKNHWNSSVKKKLDSYIASGLLDQFQFPLLANQSQPMPSSSSRVQSNVDDSGAKSRTEAEDISECSQESSMIGCSQSASDMANAAVNTREQQFHLSEMPGVAKEKNSSPALCSEEYYPSLEDVNFSIPEISCEAGYSASGDYQFSLPNLPNISSIELGQESSGLPTHCIDASESHEMMNAAFQTSVGLNAPTSFVNMVTTSDKPEHMLITDDECCRVLFSEAVNDGCFASENFTQGSNIVELGGCTSSSLCQASDIQISETGRTPASQSNCPSRSEVLATSCCQYFVSPSVASVEYGSLMSGREPSQLNGQPFGTQEQEFTMNAYDGFIYTNDDHTGNTDLQEQSYLAKDSLKLVAVNSFGSESDAMQTCPTVDDKPNLPEEQDVGALCYEPPRFPSLDIPFFSCDLIPSGSDMQQEYSPLGIRQLMMSSMNCITPFRLWDSPSRDDSPDAVLKSAAKTFTGTPSILKKRHRDLLSPLSERRSDKKLETDMTSSLTKDFSRLDVMFDESGTGSTSQPSQSEPKTHSGASVEEKENLCQAFDGERDNGGDRTESLDDKAQKKDSNGINSHGNMKKEACDIDTKAKTDADASNKVVQRPSAVLIEHNINDLLLFSPDQVGLKVDRPLLASSTRTPRNQYHKSFGAISNQGFASECLSGNACIVVSSPTLKIKNSEGHSIAVTTVQCVTSSATAENLVDNAGIDAAIENHNIFGETPFKRSIESPSAWKSPWFINSFVPGPRIDTEITIEDIGYLMSPGDRSYDAIGLMKQLSEHTAAAYADALEVLGNETPESIVKGRRSNNPNVNEDKENNQLESRSHLASNILAERRTLDFSECGTPGKGTENGKSSTSMSSFSSPSYLLKGCR